In bacterium, one DNA window encodes the following:
- a CDS encoding HAD family hydrolase, giving the protein MKFKAVLFDLDGTLLDTLDDLADSMNAVLKDLGFPGHEVGAYRYYVGDGMEVLCQRVLPDDHRDPAMIEKCLAGMREEYGKRWNIKTKPYDGIPQVLEALAAQSIKTAVLSNKPDDLTRVTIDRLLPKWKFDIVLGERPGVPRKPDPAAALEIAQRLDIKPEQIVYLGDTGIDMKTATAAGMYPVGALWGFRTREELLENGAAMVIAEPTGLLKLF; this is encoded by the coding sequence ATGAAATTCAAAGCCGTACTTTTTGACCTCGATGGAACTTTGCTGGATACGCTTGATGACCTGGCTGATTCCATGAACGCAGTTTTAAAGGATCTCGGCTTTCCCGGGCACGAGGTTGGCGCTTACCGTTACTATGTCGGCGACGGCATGGAAGTATTGTGCCAGCGGGTCCTGCCAGATGACCACCGCGATCCGGCCATGATCGAGAAATGCCTTGCCGGTATGAGAGAGGAGTACGGCAAACGCTGGAACATCAAAACAAAGCCCTACGACGGAATTCCGCAGGTACTAGAAGCTCTGGCAGCACAGTCCATCAAAACAGCGGTTCTGTCCAACAAACCCGACGATCTCACGCGGGTTACCATTGACCGGCTGTTACCTAAGTGGAAATTCGACATTGTCCTTGGAGAACGCCCTGGCGTGCCGCGAAAACCCGATCCGGCCGCAGCCCTGGAGATCGCTCAACGCCTGGATATCAAACCTGAGCAGATCGTCTATCTGGGCGATACGGGGATCGATATGAAAACCGCGACCGCAGCCGGCATGTATCCGGTCGGCGCACTCTGGGGGTTTCGCACCAGGGAAGAATTACTGGAAAACGGTGCCGCCATGGTCATCGCGGAACCGACAGGGTTGTTGAAGCTATTTTAA